The following are from one region of the Actinomyces sp. oral taxon 897 genome:
- a CDS encoding Gfo/Idh/MocA family protein, producing the protein MTSPAPAPVRVAVIGAGFIARWFMEAAALTPGVQVVAVVSARPAHAAAFAAEHGIGASYATVPQLLAACGPTGPTPADLVYVGSPNVLHADQAVAALEAGFHVLVEKPFALRPDQARAMVAAARAADRFLMEGWVPAFEPGVAALREVLASGELGRVHRALLVKEQFSSRMEAYRGGALPAALDPAAGGGSLMDLGVYPVGLAVHLFGSPTRVTASAQLLDSGADSHGTVVLDYDDGAWAGLQVTCLHSKTSPAVVPSVLTGDATALIVDDCQWPRRLTTLSPARAVPAPPADPGTGVASTGAGDVTRAGTRVRQVERRGPVLAYELAEVVRALGAGERESALRPLADSVRTVEILTEARRQCGIVLTGDRGTPSPSPDH; encoded by the coding sequence ATGACGTCCCCTGCTCCCGCACCCGTCCGGGTGGCGGTCATTGGCGCGGGCTTTATCGCCCGCTGGTTCATGGAGGCCGCCGCGCTCACCCCGGGCGTGCAGGTGGTGGCGGTGGTCTCCGCCCGCCCTGCGCACGCCGCCGCCTTCGCCGCCGAGCATGGGATCGGGGCCTCCTACGCCACCGTCCCCCAGCTGCTGGCGGCCTGCGGGCCCACCGGCCCCACCCCCGCGGACCTGGTCTACGTGGGCAGCCCCAACGTCCTCCACGCCGACCAGGCTGTGGCCGCCCTGGAGGCGGGCTTCCACGTGCTGGTGGAGAAGCCCTTCGCACTGCGCCCCGACCAGGCCCGGGCCATGGTCGCCGCGGCCAGGGCGGCCGACCGCTTCCTCATGGAGGGCTGGGTACCCGCCTTCGAGCCGGGGGTGGCGGCGCTGCGTGAGGTCCTGGCCAGCGGGGAGCTGGGCAGGGTGCACCGGGCCCTGCTGGTCAAGGAGCAGTTCTCCAGCCGGATGGAGGCCTACCGCGGCGGGGCCCTGCCCGCGGCCCTCGACCCGGCCGCAGGCGGGGGCTCCCTCATGGACCTGGGGGTCTACCCCGTGGGCCTGGCGGTCCACCTGTTCGGGTCGCCCACGCGCGTCACCGCCAGCGCCCAGCTGCTGGACAGCGGGGCGGACTCCCACGGCACCGTCGTCCTGGACTACGACGACGGCGCCTGGGCCGGGCTGCAGGTGACCTGCCTGCACTCCAAGACCTCCCCCGCCGTCGTGCCATCGGTCCTGACCGGGGACGCCACCGCGCTGATAGTGGACGACTGCCAGTGGCCCCGGCGGCTGACCACCCTGAGCCCGGCCAGGGCCGTGCCCGCGCCGCCGGCGGACCCCGGGACGGGCGTCGCGTCTACCGGGGCAGGTGACGTCACCCGGGCGGGCACCCGGGTGCGGCAGGTGGAGCGACGCGGGCCGGTCCTGGCCTACGAGCTGGCGGAGGTGGTGCGGGCGCTGGGTGCCGGGGAGCGGGAGTCCGCCCTGCGTCCCCTGGCGGACTCGGTGCGCACCGTCGAGATCCTTACCGAGGCCCGGCGCCAGTGCGGCATTGTCCTGACCGGTGACCGGGGCACGCCGAGCCCGTCCCCGGACCACTGA
- a CDS encoding MarC family protein, whose product MLDAVISLPLLATSFTTILVIQDPLGAVPIFLSLTGRQSARERARSAAQATFLSFSVILVFTFFGRYILKFLGISVPALQISGGLLLLLVALELLTDKADEGPDPSATANVALVPLGTPLLAGPGAIVASMVAVESAPTATVGWVSVTVAIVLTHVVIWATLRASLTLHRVLGESRILVLTRIFGLLLAAIAVQMIGDGMTAYIQETF is encoded by the coding sequence ATGCTCGACGCCGTCATCAGCCTCCCCCTCCTTGCCACGTCCTTCACGACGATCCTGGTCATCCAGGACCCGCTGGGGGCGGTCCCGATCTTCCTGTCGCTGACAGGCCGGCAGAGCGCCCGGGAGCGGGCCAGGTCCGCGGCCCAGGCCACCTTCCTGTCCTTCTCCGTCATCCTGGTCTTCACCTTCTTCGGGCGCTACATCCTGAAGTTCCTGGGGATCTCCGTGCCCGCCCTGCAGATCTCCGGCGGCCTGCTGCTCCTGCTGGTGGCCCTGGAGCTGCTGACGGACAAGGCGGACGAGGGCCCCGACCCCAGTGCGACCGCCAACGTGGCCCTGGTCCCCCTGGGCACCCCGCTGCTGGCCGGGCCGGGCGCGATCGTGGCCTCCATGGTGGCCGTGGAGTCGGCCCCGACGGCCACGGTCGGCTGGGTCAGCGTCACGGTGGCGATCGTCCTGACCCACGTGGTCATCTGGGCCACGCTGCGGGCCTCCCTGACCCTGCACCGGGTGCTGGGGGAGTCCCGCATCCTGGTGCTCACCCGCATCTTCGGCCTCCTGCTGGCCGCCATCGCCGTGCAGATGATCGGCGACGGCATGACCGCCTACATCCAGGAGACCTTCTGA
- a CDS encoding DEAD/DEAH box helicase produces MLRTAGAHAPVLDEATPDITDEGTTTDLGARTFASYGVEPEICQALAAKGITHPFPIQALTLPVALDGKDIIGQAKTGTGKTLGFGIPLLMDTLGPGEEGWDADPAAGSPQALIILPTRELAKQVAEELSMAAARRTVRIVQVYGGRAYEPQIEALKEGAEVVVGTPGRVIDLMNRGLLDLAHVTTVVLDEADEMLDLGFLPDVERILARTRTDRQTMLFSATMPGAVVALARRYMTKPTHIRAQDPGDEGMTVTTTQQVVYRTHSLNKVEVLSRILQATGRGRTIIFARTKRTADRVAQDLGARGFATAPLHGDLGQGSREQALRAFRKGKVDVLVATDVAARGIDVDDVTHVINYQCPEDEKIYVHRIGRTGRAGHSGTAVTFVDWDDIPRWRLIAKALGLPMEEPVETYHTSPHLYTDLAIPQDVTGTLPRSQRTLEGLAAEEIEDLGETGRRHGHGRQGRGGRRGRGHQRGDRTGAVPVRATSRTARVTGDRPRRKRKRTRGGKEIRGGE; encoded by the coding sequence ATCCTGCGCACCGCCGGCGCCCACGCCCCCGTCCTGGACGAGGCCACCCCCGACATCACCGACGAGGGCACCACGACGGACCTGGGGGCGCGGACCTTCGCCAGCTACGGCGTCGAGCCCGAGATCTGCCAGGCGCTGGCCGCCAAGGGCATTACGCACCCCTTCCCTATCCAGGCCCTGACCCTGCCAGTGGCCCTGGACGGCAAGGACATTATCGGCCAGGCCAAGACCGGCACCGGCAAGACCCTGGGCTTCGGCATCCCGCTGCTCATGGACACCCTGGGCCCCGGGGAGGAGGGCTGGGACGCCGACCCCGCCGCCGGCTCCCCCCAGGCGCTCATTATCCTGCCCACGCGCGAGCTCGCCAAGCAGGTGGCCGAGGAGCTGTCCATGGCGGCGGCCCGGCGCACGGTGCGCATTGTCCAGGTCTACGGGGGGCGCGCCTACGAGCCCCAGATCGAGGCCCTCAAGGAGGGCGCCGAGGTGGTCGTGGGCACCCCGGGGCGGGTCATTGACCTCATGAACCGGGGCCTGCTGGACCTGGCTCACGTGACCACGGTGGTCCTGGACGAGGCCGACGAGATGCTGGACCTGGGCTTCCTGCCCGACGTGGAGAGGATCCTGGCCCGCACCCGCACCGACCGCCAGACTATGCTCTTCAGCGCCACCATGCCCGGGGCGGTCGTGGCCCTGGCGCGACGCTACATGACCAAGCCCACCCACATCCGCGCCCAGGACCCCGGCGACGAGGGCATGACGGTCACGACCACCCAGCAGGTGGTCTACCGCACGCACTCCTTGAACAAGGTGGAGGTCCTCTCCCGGATCCTCCAGGCCACCGGCCGGGGACGCACCATTATCTTCGCGCGCACCAAGCGCACCGCCGACCGGGTGGCCCAGGACCTGGGCGCACGGGGCTTCGCCACCGCCCCCCTGCACGGGGACCTGGGTCAGGGCTCGCGCGAGCAGGCCCTGCGGGCCTTCCGCAAGGGCAAGGTAGACGTGCTCGTAGCCACCGACGTGGCCGCGCGCGGGATCGACGTCGACGACGTCACCCACGTCATTAACTACCAGTGCCCCGAGGACGAGAAGATCTACGTCCACCGCATCGGGCGCACAGGACGCGCCGGGCACTCGGGCACCGCCGTGACCTTCGTGGACTGGGACGACATCCCCCGCTGGCGCCTCATTGCCAAGGCCCTGGGCCTGCCGATGGAGGAGCCGGTGGAGACCTACCACACCAGCCCCCACCTCTACACCGACCTGGCGATCCCCCAGGACGTCACCGGCACCCTGCCCCGTTCCCAGCGGACCCTGGAGGGCCTGGCGGCCGAGGAGATCGAGGACCTGGGGGAGACCGGACGGCGGCACGGCCACGGCCGGCAGGGACGCGGGGGCCGACGCGGCCGGGGGCACCAACGCGGTGATCGCACCGGGGCCGTCCCGGTACGCGCGACCTCCCGCACCGCCCGGGTCACCGGGGACCGTCCGCGCCGTAAGCGCAAGCGCACGCGCGGCGGCAAGGAGATCCGCGGCGGGGAGTGA
- a CDS encoding DJ-1 family glyoxalase III: MAQFVPATSHRVAALIAPGLEEVEALAVVDLLYRAGIRTDMIAVGPQVQVVSSHGITLTCDHVLDQVDLADYDLLFLPGGIPGTPNLDACEPLMAEVEARVRAGRPVAAICAAPSILARRGLLEGRRATSNPAFTDVLAEHGALVSQDSVVVDGTLFTSRGMATAVDLGLEIVRYYLGDDAVENLKKAVVYQR, translated from the coding sequence ATGGCCCAGTTCGTCCCAGCAACCAGCCACCGCGTCGCGGCCCTTATCGCCCCCGGCCTGGAGGAGGTGGAGGCCCTGGCCGTCGTGGACCTCCTCTACCGGGCAGGGATTCGCACGGACATGATCGCCGTGGGGCCGCAGGTCCAGGTGGTCTCCTCCCACGGCATCACCCTGACCTGCGACCACGTCCTGGACCAGGTGGACCTGGCCGACTACGACCTCCTCTTCCTGCCCGGAGGCATTCCCGGCACCCCCAACCTCGACGCCTGTGAGCCCCTGATGGCGGAGGTGGAGGCCCGGGTGCGTGCCGGGCGGCCGGTGGCGGCGATCTGCGCGGCGCCGTCGATCCTGGCGCGCCGGGGCCTGCTGGAGGGCCGCCGGGCGACCTCCAACCCCGCGTTCACCGACGTCCTGGCCGAGCACGGGGCGCTGGTCAGCCAGGACAGCGTAGTGGTGGACGGGACCCTGTTCACCAGCCGGGGCATGGCCACCGCCGTCGACCTGGGCCTGGAGATCGTGCGGTACTACCTCGGGGACGACGCCGTGGAGAACCTGAAGAAGGCCGTCGTCTACCAGCGCTGA
- a CDS encoding SDR family NAD(P)-dependent oxidoreductase: protein MSSTMSSTFDLSGKVAVVVGASSGLGADAARAYAEHGADVALLARRLDRLEALKAEIEAAGHRAVAVRCDVTDEDNCRAAVDAVIDAYGRIDILLNNAGVAVRGGVDTLTDADWDRSFDTNVKGIFHVSKYVVPRMRERGYGKIVNIASVNAVVADKHDVFIRHAYNASKAAVLGLTRGMACSYARYGITVNAIGPGLFESEMTADTLFRSEEFLSAYNAHNPTGRPGGRGELNGTILYLSCDASSYVQGQFILVDGGATLV, encoded by the coding sequence ATGAGCAGCACCATGAGCAGTACTTTTGACCTCAGCGGGAAGGTCGCCGTCGTCGTCGGGGCGAGCTCGGGGCTCGGCGCCGACGCCGCCCGCGCCTACGCCGAGCACGGCGCCGACGTCGCGCTGCTCGCCCGGCGTCTGGATCGCCTGGAGGCCCTCAAGGCGGAGATCGAGGCCGCCGGGCACCGCGCCGTCGCCGTACGCTGCGACGTCACCGACGAGGACAACTGCCGGGCCGCCGTCGACGCGGTCATCGACGCCTACGGGCGCATTGACATCCTCCTGAACAACGCGGGGGTGGCCGTGCGCGGCGGCGTCGACACCCTCACGGACGCCGACTGGGACCGCTCCTTCGACACCAATGTCAAGGGCATCTTCCACGTCAGCAAGTACGTCGTGCCCCGTATGCGTGAGCGCGGCTACGGCAAGATCGTCAATATCGCCTCGGTCAACGCCGTGGTCGCCGACAAGCACGACGTGTTCATCCGCCACGCCTACAACGCCTCCAAGGCCGCGGTCCTGGGGCTGACCCGGGGAATGGCCTGCTCCTACGCCCGCTACGGCATTACCGTCAACGCCATTGGCCCGGGCCTGTTCGAGTCCGAGATGACCGCGGACACCCTGTTCAGGAGCGAGGAGTTCCTGTCCGCCTACAACGCCCACAACCCCACAGGCCGCCCCGGCGGGCGCGGGGAGCTCAACGGGACGATCCTCTACCTGTCCTGCGACGCCTCCAGCTACGTCCAGGGACAGTTCATCCTCGTCGACGGCGGAGCGACGCTCGTGTGA
- a CDS encoding alpha/beta hydrolase family protein, which produces MTSPTGRRAVLRALGATGAATLLGAVAACASGPGSEAETAPASDAASPGSTPDAASPGSSAPAPQSTLPTYAYETRDLDVTSQGQTLPGRLYVPAADAAVPLVICSHGLCSAPDDVAPVAQALARLGLAAYCPSFRGGGPGSVGDMTRMSVMTEVADLEAVLTAARTATGGWEVVDPGRIVLLGESQGGEVSAVTAARHPEQVAGLVLWYPAFSITDTLHSLYTSLDAVPQDYSFLGCALGRVYAQDMWDYDVYTEIAGYTAPVLIVHGSDDLVVPYRYSERARTTYPDAELVRIDGAGHGFDEGPQEQQAMAATVSYLQRIGVMKA; this is translated from the coding sequence ATGACCTCACCGACCGGACGCAGGGCCGTGCTCAGGGCCCTGGGCGCCACCGGCGCCGCCACCCTGCTGGGAGCGGTCGCAGCCTGCGCCTCCGGCCCGGGGTCTGAGGCCGAGACCGCCCCGGCGTCGGACGCCGCCTCCCCGGGTAGCACCCCGGACGCTGCCTCCCCGGGCTCCTCGGCCCCCGCCCCCCAGAGCACCCTGCCCACCTACGCCTACGAGACCCGTGACCTTGACGTGACCAGCCAGGGGCAGACCCTGCCCGGGCGTCTCTACGTGCCTGCTGCCGACGCCGCCGTCCCCCTGGTCATCTGCTCCCACGGGCTGTGCAGCGCCCCGGACGACGTCGCCCCGGTGGCCCAGGCCCTGGCGCGCCTGGGGCTGGCCGCCTACTGCCCCTCCTTCCGCGGCGGAGGACCGGGCAGCGTCGGGGACATGACCCGTATGTCGGTCATGACGGAGGTCGCCGACCTGGAGGCGGTGCTGACGGCCGCCCGTACCGCCACCGGGGGCTGGGAGGTGGTTGACCCCGGGCGGATCGTCCTGCTCGGCGAGAGCCAGGGCGGTGAGGTCAGCGCCGTGACCGCCGCCCGCCACCCCGAGCAGGTCGCGGGCCTGGTCCTGTGGTACCCCGCCTTCTCCATTACCGACACGCTCCACAGCCTCTACACCTCCCTGGACGCGGTGCCTCAGGACTACAGCTTCCTGGGGTGCGCCCTGGGGCGCGTCTACGCCCAGGACATGTGGGACTACGACGTCTACACCGAGATCGCGGGCTACACGGCCCCGGTCCTCATTGTCCACGGCAGCGACGACCTGGTGGTGCCCTACCGCTACTCCGAGCGCGCCCGGACCACCTACCCCGACGCCGAGCTGGTCAGGATCGACGGTGCCGGGCACGGTTTCGACGAGGGCCCCCAGGAGCAGCAGGCCATGGCCGCGACCGTCAGCTACCTCCAGCGCATCGGGGTAATGAAGGCCTAG
- a CDS encoding ABC transporter substrate-binding protein — MTTTRRSALSLVGTVAVTTVLTACSGSGSSSPTPTSPATGSSPTSGGPLSSVPTGFAPGTGSGAEDDVFPRVVNHLRGSTTITAAPTRVVVIAPGLLDAVLTLGTVPVGAAADGAETVPEYLASAFDAQADQLGAVTNLAGTIRPSLQAVIDLRPDLVLMSADAQDANSLYREMSEVAATVAVQGTDRSWKQDLLLVADALGRTQSAQTWLETYHADTRAASQAPGSPTVSLLSLVNGHLHVFGPASLAGSVLADMGVARPGPQAFTDTTSQELTPTDLGQTDADWIFYAVRGGRANELTGMQGWSSLGAVSANRAVQVQEDPFFLNPGPTAARVVLDQVSSSLR; from the coding sequence ATGACAACGACCCGTCGCTCCGCCCTGTCCCTGGTCGGCACGGTCGCCGTGACCACGGTCCTGACCGCCTGCTCCGGGTCCGGCAGCAGCTCGCCCACCCCCACGTCCCCAGCCACCGGTTCGTCCCCCACCTCCGGCGGCCCCCTCTCCTCCGTGCCCACAGGCTTCGCCCCGGGCACCGGGTCGGGGGCGGAGGACGACGTCTTCCCCCGGGTCGTCAACCACCTGCGGGGGTCGACCACGATCACTGCCGCACCCACCAGGGTCGTGGTCATCGCCCCCGGCCTGCTGGACGCGGTCCTGACCCTGGGCACCGTGCCGGTGGGCGCGGCCGCCGACGGGGCCGAGACCGTCCCCGAGTACCTGGCCAGCGCCTTTGACGCCCAGGCGGACCAGCTGGGCGCCGTCACCAACCTGGCCGGCACTATCCGGCCCAGCCTCCAGGCCGTCATCGACCTGCGCCCCGACCTGGTCCTCATGAGCGCGGACGCCCAGGACGCCAACTCCCTCTACCGGGAGATGTCCGAGGTCGCCGCCACCGTCGCCGTCCAGGGCACCGACCGGTCCTGGAAGCAGGACCTCCTGCTGGTGGCCGACGCGCTGGGCAGGACCCAGTCCGCCCAGACCTGGCTGGAGACCTACCACGCCGACACCAGGGCGGCCAGCCAGGCCCCCGGCTCCCCCACCGTCTCCCTGCTGAGCCTGGTCAACGGGCACCTGCACGTCTTCGGCCCCGCCTCGCTGGCCGGGTCGGTCCTGGCGGACATGGGCGTGGCCCGCCCCGGCCCCCAGGCCTTCACCGACACCACCTCCCAGGAGCTCACCCCAACGGACCTGGGCCAGACCGACGCCGACTGGATCTTCTACGCCGTCCGCGGCGGGCGCGCCAATGAGCTCACCGGCATGCAGGGGTGGTCGTCCCTGGGCGCGGTCAGCGCGAACCGGGCCGTCCAGGTCCAGGAGGACCCCTTCTTCCTCAACCCGGGCCCGACGGCGGCACGGGTGGTCCTGGACCAGGTCTCCTCCAGTCTCCGGTGA
- a CDS encoding PHP domain-containing protein: protein MRIDPHTHSSCSDGTDTPAELMAAAARAGLDVVGLTDHDTTDGWAEAAAAVGPTGVTLLRGTEISCAADGVTLHLLAYLFDPADPDLVRSLARSRSSRATRARDMVERLAEDYPVTWQDVLDQAGGAVTIGRPHIADALVAAGSFPDRSAAFAGPLATSSPYYVHHWALDPVEACVLVRAAGGVPVAAHPRAATRQRRLVPDETFAAMAEAGLAALEVDHRDHGPAQREAAHRLARRLGLGESGSSDYHGTGKPNRLGENLMPPALLEQIVAEGRLALVTPAD, encoded by the coding sequence GTGCGCATTGACCCCCACACCCACTCCTCCTGCTCGGACGGCACCGACACCCCGGCCGAGCTCATGGCCGCAGCCGCCCGGGCGGGCCTGGACGTGGTCGGTCTGACGGACCATGACACCACCGACGGCTGGGCCGAGGCCGCGGCCGCCGTCGGGCCCACCGGCGTCACCCTCCTGCGCGGCACCGAGATCTCCTGCGCGGCCGACGGCGTCACCCTCCACCTCCTGGCCTACCTGTTCGACCCCGCCGACCCCGACCTGGTCCGGTCCCTCGCCCGGTCCCGCTCCTCACGCGCCACCCGGGCCCGGGACATGGTCGAGCGCCTGGCCGAGGACTACCCCGTCACCTGGCAGGACGTGCTGGACCAGGCCGGTGGGGCGGTGACGATCGGACGCCCGCACATTGCCGACGCCCTGGTGGCAGCCGGATCCTTCCCCGACCGCTCCGCCGCCTTCGCCGGGCCCCTGGCCACCAGCTCGCCCTACTACGTCCACCACTGGGCCCTGGACCCCGTCGAGGCGTGCGTGCTCGTGCGCGCCGCCGGAGGGGTGCCGGTGGCCGCCCACCCCCGGGCCGCCACCCGGCAGCGCCGGCTCGTGCCCGACGAGACCTTCGCCGCCATGGCCGAGGCGGGCCTGGCCGCCCTGGAGGTTGACCACCGCGACCACGGGCCCGCCCAGCGCGAGGCCGCCCACCGCCTGGCCCGGCGCCTGGGCCTGGGGGAGTCGGGCAGCTCGGACTACCACGGCACCGGCAAGCCCAACCGCCTGGGGGAGAACCTCATGCCCCCCGCCCTCCTGGAGCAGATCGTGGCCGAGGGGCGCCTGGCGCTGGTCACCCCGGCGGACTGA
- a CDS encoding DUF6199 family natural product biosynthesis protein produces the protein MFAVLVVAMVLILLWAAISPESMWSTTSAWQYRDPEANEPSDAAYAVQRVGAVLGLVLIAILVLVVVNRDPPKPAAPRPTWADDILKWSTPSISRVTPSATQAFPTQDDSVLSADTPTLMTVLPDAARNQGYTQANVSTASVQGTYYQWLAEDHPQAVASAPVVDSSVALSTRNRDAALTGDTGEELLGEDSYLLVRLDVPACAVTDASISADGYAHALTVSVTILKDTALCGQTTDRPLVAVALTPQQVQQAQDYESPAYSVYQYHGYGYGQGRGQSYSRSEGYYPSIFRYKGEVHRTDQQHVDHLASKAMVPWRLVAKN, from the coding sequence GTGTTTGCGGTCCTAGTCGTAGCCATGGTGCTGATCCTGCTGTGGGCGGCCATCTCCCCGGAGTCGATGTGGAGCACCACCTCCGCCTGGCAGTACCGCGACCCCGAGGCCAATGAGCCCTCCGACGCCGCCTACGCCGTGCAGCGCGTGGGCGCGGTCCTGGGACTGGTCCTCATTGCCATTCTCGTCCTGGTAGTGGTCAACCGGGACCCTCCGAAGCCCGCCGCCCCCAGGCCTACGTGGGCCGACGACATCCTCAAGTGGTCGACGCCCTCCATTAGCCGCGTCACTCCTTCGGCCACCCAGGCCTTCCCGACCCAGGACGACTCGGTCCTGTCCGCTGACACCCCGACGCTCATGACCGTCCTGCCCGACGCTGCTAGGAACCAGGGCTACACCCAGGCCAACGTCTCCACGGCCTCCGTGCAGGGAACCTACTACCAGTGGCTGGCGGAGGACCACCCCCAGGCGGTGGCCTCGGCGCCCGTGGTCGACTCCTCCGTGGCCCTGTCCACCCGAAACCGGGACGCGGCACTGACCGGGGACACCGGGGAGGAGCTCCTGGGGGAGGACTCCTACCTGCTGGTACGGCTGGACGTGCCGGCCTGTGCCGTGACGGACGCCAGCATCTCCGCAGACGGGTACGCCCACGCCCTCACGGTGAGCGTCACGATCCTCAAGGACACCGCCCTGTGCGGGCAGACCACGGACAGGCCGCTGGTGGCTGTCGCCCTGACCCCCCAGCAGGTGCAGCAGGCCCAGGACTACGAGTCACCGGCCTACTCCGTCTACCAGTACCACGGGTACGGGTACGGGCAGGGGCGCGGACAAAGCTACTCCCGGTCCGAGGGCTACTACCCCTCGATCTTCCGCTACAAGGGCGAGGTGCACAGGACCGATCAGCAGCACGTTGACCACCTGGCCTCTAAGGCTATGGTACCGTGGAGGCTCGTGGCCAAGAATTGA
- a CDS encoding ferritin-like fold-containing protein: protein MTPPPASSAPSSFTRTAFGLIGFACTLACTRYAKDADKAPTMVSRVELQRMSAAKVQAFEQVADLAQEVGVDVYAAAEPFTGALGDFDERLRPVDWEERLVKTYLTFGLLTDFSMALTNSLPEDVGLRLLEVVSQDRFGGFAANELLEDIAAQRQLAARMGLWGRRVVGEEIGSLLRILARSPELLEGGMGVEQFHAVLSAGATSRMRGLGLRV from the coding sequence ATGACGCCTCCTCCCGCCTCCTCCGCGCCCTCATCCTTCACCCGCACCGCCTTCGGGCTTATCGGGTTCGCCTGCACCCTGGCCTGCACCCGGTACGCCAAGGACGCGGACAAGGCCCCCACCATGGTCTCCCGGGTCGAGCTCCAGCGGATGAGCGCCGCCAAGGTGCAGGCCTTTGAGCAGGTGGCCGACCTGGCCCAGGAGGTCGGCGTGGACGTGTACGCGGCCGCCGAGCCCTTTACCGGGGCCCTGGGGGACTTTGACGAACGGCTGCGGCCGGTGGACTGGGAGGAGCGGCTGGTCAAGACCTACCTGACGTTCGGCCTGCTCACGGACTTCTCCATGGCGCTGACCAACAGCCTGCCGGAGGACGTGGGCCTGCGCCTGCTGGAGGTGGTCAGCCAGGACCGCTTTGGCGGCTTCGCGGCCAACGAGCTGCTGGAGGACATTGCGGCGCAGCGCCAGCTTGCGGCCCGTATGGGCCTGTGGGGGCGCCGGGTCGTGGGGGAGGAGATCGGCAGCCTTCTGCGGATCCTGGCCCGCTCCCCGGAGCTGCTGGAGGGGGGAATGGGCGTGGAGCAGTTCCACGCGGTGCTCTCCGCGGGGGCGACCTCCCGCATGAGGGGCCTGGGGCTGCGCGTGTGA